The Desulfuromonadales bacterium genomic sequence TAACGACCTCGTTGACATTGTCCACCGCCTTCTGCACCCCTTTGCCCAGGTAACGTGACTTGTCGCCGTCGCGCAGTTCCAGCGCTTCTCTTTCCCCGGTCGAAGCGCCGCTCGGGACGGCGGCCCGGCCCATGGCACCGCTTTCCAGATAGACTTCGACCTCCACCGTGGGATTGCCCCGTGAATCGAGAATTTCCCGGGCGTAGATGTCAACGATCTCACTCATAAAGCCCCCTTGAGGTTGGAAAGTAAAAAACGTGCTGCAGCCCGCAGCAAGGCCTTTATATATACCAAAAAAGGCGAAATTGGAAACTCTTTTTGTCCTGGTTGAATTGAGAAAAGCCATTGATTTTACGTGGTGAGGGTGCTATCTTTGCACTCCTGTTCTCTGCGCAACCAGAGGGATATTTTTTGGACACATGCAACACCCGTGGAAGGTTCGCCGCCAGCGATCAGCATCTGGCGAACCTCCTGTTCGGTCAACAGAATAAGAATCTGCGGCAGATCGAGCGGACGCTTGGCGTCCGTATCGGTTCCAAGGGCCTCGAGCTACAGCTTGAAGGTGAGCCGTTACAGGTTGACCTTGCCCAACGGCTGCTGGAGGAACTCGTCGGCCTCTTGCAGGAGGGGTATCCGCTATACCCAACCGACATCGACTATGCCATCCGAATCCTGAGTGCCGATTCCCGGGCACGCCTGCGGGATATTTTTCTTGATACCATTCTGATTTCCGCCCGCAAGAAAATCATTTCTCCCAAAAGTTTAGCACAGAAAAATTACATAGAGGCCATCCGGACCAACGATGTCGTCTTCGGTATCGGTCCGGCCGGGACGGGCAAGACCTATCTGGCCATGGCCATGGCCGTCTCCTTCCTGATGAAAAAGGAGGTAAGCCGCATCGTGCTGGTGCGGCCGGCGGTGGAGGCCGGCGAGAAGCTCGGATTCCTGCCGGGAG encodes the following:
- a CDS encoding PhoH family protein, which gives rise to MILRGEGAIFALLFSAQPEGYFLDTCNTRGRFAASDQHLANLLFGQQNKNLRQIERTLGVRIGSKGLELQLEGEPLQVDLAQRLLEELVGLLQEGYPLYPTDIDYAIRILSADSRARLRDIFLDTILISARKKIISPKSLAQKNYIEAIRTNDVVFGIGPAGTGKTYLAMAMAVSFLMKKEVSRIVLVRPAVEAGEKLGFLPGDIAEKVNPYLRPLYDALFDMLDFEKGQALIEKGVVEVAPLAFMRGRTLNDAFVILDEAQNTTAEQMKMFLTRLGFGSRAVITGDITQIDLPTGRLSGLVQATDVLKEVEGIHFNFFTDRDVVRHPIVQLIVKAYDRARPTTQRNDAGTDNG